The Thermoplasmata archaeon genome includes a window with the following:
- a CDS encoding ferrous iron transport protein A, with amino-acid sequence MSTLKDTAVGSTVKVKKLNGDGVLKRHIMDMGITKGVEIYVRKVAPLGDPVEITVRGYELSLRKEYAELIELE; translated from the coding sequence ATGAGCACATTGAAAGATACTGCCGTTGGTTCCACTGTCAAAGTGAAGAAACTTAACGGCGATGGCGTCCTGAAGAGGCACATCATGGATATGGGCATCACCAAAGGTGTCGAGATCTATGTTCGCAAAGTGGCCCCGCTCGGAGATCCCGTTGAGATCACTGTTCGCGGTTATGAACTCAGCCTCAGGAAGGAATATGCGGAGCTGATAGAGCTCGAATGA
- the feoB gene encoding ferrous iron transport protein B translates to MSFTIALAGNPNCGKTTLFNALTGASQRVGNWPGVTIDKKVGKIKGTDAHLVDLPGIYSLSPYSPEEIVSRNFIVNENPDAIINIVDATNLERNLFLTLQLIDMDRPLVIALNMMDEIEKQNDSIDVEKLSEGLGVPVVPISAKEKRNIDELINKVEEAASQKKEPKIIRYDDRIEHAVSEATKALQSKIPVDCSRFYAFKLIEGDSAIEELAPGSRQSISSVIEDLEKSFDDDADSIIADSRYTKISEIVGSAYTKAPRDERGTLSDRIDRIVTNRILGLPIFIGVITLVYFIAMYDGDLGTSPGAWATGWLNDFIGETVIPAVEEWCVDNGVSDALTGLLCDGILSGVGAVIGFLPQMIVLFTCLVILEEIGYMARVAFVMDRIFRYFNLSGKSFIPLIVSTGCGVPGVMSTRTIESEADRRITAMTCTFMPCGAKLPVISAIAGALAGSVWVAVFAYVMGIVLVIISGIILRKFKKMAGTPAPFIMELPPYHAPGFVSSVKTIFDRTWAFVKKAGTIILLAMILVWFLKSFDWSLNLLAEDEMDNSILAGIGGVLNYLFLPLGWGENWELPAASLTGLIAKEDLIGTLEQLIAEPFDLEISEALAAMLSPAAILSFFTFNMFCAPCFAAMGAIHRELGDWKSTGFAFLYQCLLAYFVSVIVYVVYSAINGDIGNIEMYSIIFAVIDFVILVYFLVVKDPLKPFRKKEVAE, encoded by the coding sequence ATGAGTTTTACAATAGCATTAGCCGGAAACCCGAATTGCGGTAAGACCACCCTGTTCAACGCTTTGACGGGTGCTTCTCAGCGTGTCGGTAACTGGCCTGGTGTAACCATAGACAAGAAAGTGGGAAAGATCAAAGGGACCGATGCGCACTTGGTCGACCTTCCCGGAATCTACTCGCTCTCCCCCTATTCGCCCGAGGAGATCGTGTCAAGGAACTTCATAGTCAATGAGAACCCTGATGCGATCATCAACATCGTGGATGCCACCAACCTTGAGAGGAACCTGTTCCTGACACTACAGCTGATCGACATGGACAGACCTCTGGTCATCGCACTGAACATGATGGACGAGATCGAGAAGCAGAATGACAGTATCGATGTGGAAAAACTATCAGAAGGGTTGGGGGTACCCGTCGTTCCTATTTCCGCCAAGGAGAAGAGGAACATAGACGAGCTCATAAACAAAGTCGAAGAAGCGGCATCACAAAAGAAAGAGCCGAAGATTATCAGATATGATGACAGGATAGAACATGCCGTATCTGAGGCCACAAAGGCCCTCCAATCCAAGATTCCAGTAGATTGCTCGAGATTCTACGCTTTCAAGCTGATCGAAGGGGATTCTGCGATCGAGGAACTCGCTCCAGGATCGAGGCAGTCCATATCATCTGTGATAGAGGACCTTGAAAAGTCGTTTGACGACGATGCCGATTCAATCATTGCAGACAGCAGATATACCAAGATCTCGGAGATCGTAGGTAGTGCCTATACGAAAGCTCCGAGGGACGAGAGGGGAACACTGTCCGACCGTATCGACAGGATAGTTACCAACAGGATCCTCGGTCTGCCAATCTTCATAGGAGTCATCACTTTAGTGTATTTCATCGCCATGTACGACGGTGACCTTGGAACATCACCTGGTGCCTGGGCTACAGGTTGGTTGAATGACTTCATTGGTGAAACAGTCATACCTGCAGTAGAGGAATGGTGCGTAGACAACGGAGTGAGCGATGCCCTTACTGGATTGCTATGTGACGGTATCCTATCCGGAGTTGGAGCCGTTATCGGTTTCCTCCCCCAGATGATAGTCCTTTTCACATGTCTCGTCATCCTTGAGGAGATTGGTTACATGGCCCGTGTCGCTTTCGTCATGGACCGTATCTTCAGATACTTCAACCTCTCAGGAAAATCCTTCATCCCCCTTATCGTCAGTACCGGATGTGGTGTCCCCGGAGTCATGTCCACAAGGACCATTGAATCCGAGGCTGACCGCCGTATCACGGCAATGACGTGTACTTTCATGCCCTGCGGTGCCAAACTGCCTGTCATCTCCGCTATCGCCGGAGCACTTGCAGGAAGTGTCTGGGTGGCAGTTTTCGCCTATGTCATGGGTATCGTACTGGTCATCATCTCCGGTATCATCCTGAGGAAATTCAAGAAAATGGCAGGAACTCCCGCACCGTTCATCATGGAGCTGCCTCCCTACCACGCACCTGGATTCGTAAGCAGCGTCAAAACAATCTTTGACAGAACCTGGGCATTCGTCAAGAAGGCAGGTACGATCATTCTGTTAGCAATGATTCTCGTCTGGTTCCTCAAATCGTTCGACTGGTCGCTTAATCTGCTCGCTGAGGACGAGATGGACAACTCCATCTTGGCAGGAATCGGAGGGGTGCTGAACTACCTGTTCCTTCCCTTAGGATGGGGTGAAAACTGGGAACTGCCGGCCGCATCCCTTACCGGACTCATTGCCAAGGAAGACCTCATAGGAACACTTGAACAGCTCATCGCAGAACCCTTCGATCTGGAGATCTCAGAAGCACTGGCGGCAATGCTGTCGCCAGCAGCCATCCTGTCATTCTTCACATTCAACATGTTCTGTGCACCTTGCTTCGCAGCCATGGGTGCCATACACAGGGAACTCGGCGATTGGAAATCCACTGGATTCGCATTCCTCTATCAGTGCTTGCTCGCATACTTCGTATCGGTCATCGTCTACGTCGTGTACTCTGCAATCAACGGGGATATCGGTAACATCGAGATGTATTCCATAATCTTCGCTGTCATCGACTTTGTGATCCTTGTCTATTTCTTGGTTGTCAAGGATCCGCTAAAGCCGTTCCGCAAGAAAGAGGTGGCAGAATGA
- a CDS encoding FeoB-associated Cys-rich membrane protein: MSSGDLIVLAIVIALAAGAVFVLWNNHRKGKSSCGCNCSGCSGSKTCGSPIVPSDEERTCDCCKKE, encoded by the coding sequence ATGAGCTCAGGTGACCTGATCGTATTAGCAATCGTCATCGCCTTGGCGGCCGGTGCCGTATTCGTACTATGGAACAACCACCGCAAAGGGAAGAGCAGCTGCGGTTGCAACTGTTCCGGATGTTCGGGTTCGAAGACGTGCGGGTCACCCATAGTTCCTTCCGACGAGGAGAGAACCTGCGATTGCTGCAAAAAGGAATGA
- a CDS encoding rubredoxin: MKYRCPMCGYIYDEEETGVKFADLPDDWECPVCGEPKSEFVPMDD; this comes from the coding sequence ATGAAATACAGATGCCCAATGTGCGGTTATATCTACGATGAAGAGGAGACTGGAGTCAAATTCGCGGACCTTCCCGATGACTGGGAGTGCCCCGTCTGCGGTGAGCCCAAGTCCGAATTTGTTCCTATGGATGACTGA
- a CDS encoding sel1 repeat family protein produces the protein MEDPSEYCMQAVNCYQSNPERAVALFTRAGELGSPEGWFGLAEMKINGLGTPVDIEGAVELYRKSAEAGNSPAMFRLGSMYTGSYGYPEDKEQCRIWFEKAADCGIELAYPEIAAIYLYGYGTDANPEKAMHYYRLSADSGDAQSMFMMGYMLSEGVGAQKNEGESIKWFQKSAEGGIPEAQFRVARLIEEGKIPGGDKAALEWYQKAVDQGFEPAMFNLGTMYYEGRAVQQDFVKAFELYDKLAEIGDADALFMTARMLFEGLGVKQDVEKAMERFGRSANLGNQLAIQFLDDLRRKQNTQFIKIDGL, from the coding sequence ATGGAAGACCCTTCAGAATACTGTATGCAGGCGGTCAACTGTTATCAATCCAATCCCGAGAGGGCAGTGGCGTTGTTTACCCGTGCAGGCGAGCTAGGGTCGCCAGAGGGGTGGTTCGGATTGGCCGAGATGAAGATCAACGGCCTGGGGACACCCGTGGATATCGAAGGAGCTGTTGAGTTGTACAGGAAGTCTGCCGAGGCAGGCAATTCTCCGGCCATGTTCAGACTGGGGAGTATGTATACGGGATCCTACGGTTATCCTGAAGATAAAGAACAATGCAGGATCTGGTTCGAAAAGGCCGCAGATTGCGGGATAGAACTTGCCTATCCTGAGATCGCTGCAATCTATCTCTACGGGTACGGAACCGATGCCAATCCGGAGAAAGCTATGCATTATTACCGTCTTTCTGCGGATAGCGGAGATGCACAATCTATGTTCATGATGGGCTACATGCTGTCAGAAGGTGTCGGTGCTCAGAAGAACGAAGGAGAATCAATCAAATGGTTCCAGAAATCTGCTGAAGGAGGCATTCCCGAAGCCCAATTCAGGGTCGCCAGATTGATAGAGGAGGGAAAGATCCCCGGAGGAGATAAGGCTGCATTGGAATGGTATCAAAAAGCTGTCGATCAAGGATTCGAACCAGCAATGTTCAATCTCGGTACCATGTATTATGAAGGCAGGGCGGTCCAGCAGGATTTCGTAAAGGCCTTTGAATTGTATGATAAGCTTGCGGAGATCGGGGATGCAGATGCACTGTTCATGACCGCCAGGATGCTTTTCGAAGGGTTAGGTGTCAAGCAGGATGTTGAGAAAGCGATGGAAAGGTTCGGGCGTTCGGCTAACCTGGGAAACCAGTTGGCGATACAGTTCCTGGATGATCTTCGCAGGAAGCAGAACACCCAATTCATCAAGATAGATGGTCTGTGA
- a CDS encoding VWA domain-containing protein, whose protein sequence is MKVGIDLGTTYSAVARYDKASNKPIMLNNAFGKEITPSVICFLDDGDILVGEDAKDMQSNGTGVNAAAFKRNMGDGSIVVSFNGKDYTAEDLSAMLLKHLIEDAEKAAGEKIEEAVITVPAYFEDAQRIATKRAGESCGIKVPKIINEPTAAAISYGYKHSADKTLLVYDLGGGTFDVTIVRITKGTIEVIGTNGNHILGGKDWDAAIVKFVCDRFANEFDVDPRDDLPTKNELIVAAEGYKKTLSIAESVTIPVNYEGCSEKYTLTRDEFESMTEHLMNATKDVCEELIDSLGMQWTDIDEILLCGGSTRMPGVAKFLKSFTGREVVTHGDTDLAVAKGAAITAELYSSNATGMRATMQVTDVTAHSLGALSVSQDGKKYVNEIMIKRNSKVPSTCKKQFSIKPGNMTDKIEVYTLQGESRVPLDCNVLAKVVISGFYNDGKGVVFDIEYNYDENGIVNIRAFQGEEPLDVKSEPVPDDIRWMGGNPRDKPSDVKIAKNIAICVDLSRSMEGEPIEAAKDSIRSFVRTLSEPNTRFALIGFGDKIKVVQELTEDMDVLINSIEDLKVKMLGRGTDASPLDTARAVIGGQPGVGIIVVLTDGIWGKRDNAVDQALGCRADGITIIAVGLGEADTSFLRQIATVDDGALFTTIDKLGDTFGTIATAISSGNMGLAARDNMGLASR, encoded by the coding sequence ATGAAGGTAGGTATAGACCTCGGAACAACATACTCTGCAGTAGCTAGATATGATAAAGCGTCGAACAAGCCGATCATGCTTAACAACGCATTCGGTAAGGAGATCACACCGTCCGTCATCTGTTTCTTGGATGACGGCGACATCCTTGTCGGCGAAGACGCAAAGGACATGCAGTCGAACGGAACAGGCGTCAACGCAGCAGCCTTCAAGCGCAACATGGGTGACGGATCTATTGTCGTCAGCTTCAACGGAAAGGACTACACTGCTGAAGACCTCTCAGCGATGCTTCTCAAGCACCTCATAGAGGATGCAGAGAAAGCAGCAGGGGAGAAGATAGAGGAGGCAGTCATCACCGTACCTGCCTACTTCGAAGACGCTCAGAGAATAGCGACCAAGCGTGCGGGAGAATCATGCGGAATCAAGGTTCCCAAGATCATCAACGAACCCACCGCAGCAGCTATCTCCTACGGTTACAAACATTCGGCTGATAAGACCCTCTTAGTTTACGACCTCGGAGGAGGGACCTTCGATGTCACCATCGTCAGAATCACTAAGGGAACCATCGAGGTCATCGGTACCAACGGTAACCACATACTCGGAGGAAAGGATTGGGATGCAGCGATAGTCAAATTCGTCTGTGACAGATTCGCCAACGAGTTCGATGTCGACCCCAGAGACGACCTGCCTACCAAGAACGAACTCATCGTGGCTGCAGAAGGCTACAAGAAGACACTCTCTATCGCAGAGAGCGTCACCATCCCTGTGAACTACGAGGGCTGCAGCGAGAAATACACTCTCACAAGGGACGAGTTCGAGTCGATGACCGAACACCTGATGAACGCCACCAAGGATGTTTGTGAGGAACTGATCGACTCCCTTGGCATGCAGTGGACGGATATCGACGAGATCCTCCTGTGCGGGGGATCGACCAGGATGCCCGGTGTCGCCAAGTTCCTCAAGAGTTTCACCGGACGCGAGGTCGTGACCCACGGGGACACTGACCTGGCAGTTGCAAAGGGAGCGGCCATCACAGCAGAGCTCTACAGCAGCAACGCCACCGGAATGAGGGCCACGATGCAGGTCACGGATGTCACTGCACACAGCCTCGGTGCGCTGTCCGTCAGCCAGGACGGAAAGAAATACGTAAACGAGATAATGATCAAGAGGAACTCCAAGGTCCCCAGCACCTGCAAGAAGCAATTCTCCATCAAACCCGGCAACATGACCGACAAGATCGAAGTCTATACACTGCAGGGAGAATCCAGGGTCCCCTTAGACTGTAACGTCCTTGCAAAGGTCGTCATCTCAGGATTCTACAACGACGGAAAAGGAGTCGTCTTCGATATAGAATATAACTATGATGAGAATGGAATCGTGAACATCAGGGCGTTCCAGGGCGAGGAGCCTTTGGACGTGAAGTCTGAGCCCGTCCCCGACGACATCAGATGGATGGGAGGAAACCCCCGCGACAAGCCCTCAGATGTCAAGATCGCCAAGAACATCGCCATCTGCGTCGACCTGTCAAGGAGTATGGAGGGAGAGCCTATAGAAGCCGCAAAGGATTCGATCCGCAGCTTCGTCCGCACCCTTTCAGAACCCAACACAAGATTCGCTCTGATCGGTTTCGGTGACAAAATCAAGGTCGTCCAGGAGCTCACTGAAGACATGGATGTCCTAATCAACTCCATCGAGGACCTTAAGGTCAAGATGCTCGGAAGAGGAACCGACGCAAGCCCACTGGACACAGCAAGGGCAGTCATCGGAGGTCAGCCCGGAGTAGGAATCATCGTTGTACTGACTGACGGAATCTGGGGTAAGAGGGACAATGCGGTGGACCAGGCGCTCGGATGCAGAGCAGACGGAATCACCATCATCGCAGTCGGACTCGGAGAGGCCGACACATCGTTCCTCAGACAGATCGCCACGGTCGACGACGGAGCCTTGTTCACCACCATAGACAAGCTCGGTGACACCTTCGGTACCATCGCGACCGCGATCTCATCTGGTAACATGGGACTTGCAGCCCGCGACAATATGGGTCTTGCATCTCGCTGA
- a CDS encoding zinc ribbon domain-containing protein, giving the protein MARKEEPVKKRDYVCPYCFTKVDMNNIHYVCTGPTCAKTFASNAISTRNEKAMMFVSKNGVNEIDREKSLVFGKDPFGPDAIIAKQHIIRNPSGFCDVCRRPVYLRVCPTCHNMIPPGAEEEGNKIFVILGPKGVGKSHYIAVLINQLKNVISTEFHGVLNAANDSTTIKYRDVYYHRLFEEKRKLQPTLSFGSSPDAHEPLIFFLRILNGDKPQVFTFAFFDTAGEDLVSTNRMMQVNLNAFISLASGIVYLVDPMQVKYINQRIHVDNKPNVGPSATDILNNICQIIRNNKKLKSKDKIDIPIAVSLTKSDVLMKIPENEEESKVLFGLGSSLHIPREYGKYDAENFAQIDAELEEYIRRTVGPEFLQLVRSFKDYAFFAVSALGCNPTGSTLPRGVSPQRVEDPFLWLLSREGLR; this is encoded by the coding sequence ATGGCAAGGAAAGAGGAACCGGTCAAGAAGAGGGATTACGTCTGTCCGTACTGCTTCACCAAAGTGGACATGAACAACATCCACTACGTATGTACCGGACCGACATGCGCCAAGACGTTCGCATCCAACGCGATTAGCACCAGGAACGAGAAGGCGATGATGTTCGTATCCAAGAACGGAGTCAACGAGATCGACCGCGAGAAGAGCCTGGTATTCGGAAAGGATCCGTTCGGACCGGATGCCATCATCGCCAAGCAGCACATCATCAGGAACCCTTCCGGGTTCTGCGACGTATGCAGAAGGCCGGTCTATCTCCGTGTGTGCCCGACCTGTCACAACATGATCCCGCCAGGAGCCGAGGAGGAAGGGAACAAGATCTTCGTCATCCTGGGCCCCAAAGGAGTCGGTAAGAGCCATTACATAGCAGTACTGATCAATCAGCTGAAGAACGTCATATCGACGGAATTCCACGGTGTGCTCAACGCTGCCAATGACAGTACCACCATCAAGTACAGGGATGTGTACTACCACAGACTGTTCGAGGAGAAGAGGAAGCTGCAGCCCACGCTGTCCTTCGGAAGCTCCCCTGATGCCCACGAGCCCCTCATCTTCTTCCTGAGGATACTGAACGGGGATAAGCCGCAGGTCTTCACCTTTGCCTTCTTCGACACGGCGGGAGAGGATCTGGTGAGCACCAACAGGATGATGCAGGTGAACCTCAACGCGTTCATCTCGCTGGCCTCGGGAATAGTGTATCTGGTGGACCCCATGCAGGTCAAGTACATCAACCAGAGGATCCACGTCGATAACAAGCCCAACGTGGGTCCGAGTGCAACGGATATCCTGAACAACATCTGTCAGATCATCCGTAATAACAAGAAGCTCAAAAGCAAGGACAAGATAGACATCCCGATAGCGGTCAGTCTGACCAAGTCGGATGTCCTGATGAAGATCCCTGAGAATGAGGAGGAGAGCAAGGTCCTGTTCGGATTGGGTTCATCCCTCCACATCCCCCGCGAATACGGAAAGTACGACGCGGAGAACTTTGCCCAGATCGATGCCGAACTGGAAGAGTACATCAGGAGGACCGTCGGGCCCGAGTTCTTACAATTGGTACGCAGCTTCAAGGACTATGCGTTCTTCGCAGTCTCTGCACTGGGATGCAACCCCACAGGCAGTACCCTGCCCAGAGGTGTTTCCCCGCAGAGGGTCGAGGATCCGTTCCTATGGCTGCTCAGCAGGGAGGGATTGAGATGA